The proteins below are encoded in one region of Metallibacterium scheffleri:
- the glmM gene encoding phosphoglucosamine mutase: MSAANPATTASAVSVAARQHFGTDGIRGRVGTWPISADFMLRLGHAAGGVLGHGARGTVLIGKDTRVSGYMFEAALEAGLVAAGCDVRLLGPLPTPAVAWLTQSLGASAGIVISASHNPFDDNGVKFFGPDGEKLDDAMELAIEAAVAQPFTTVDSHALGKAQRVADAAQRYEAFCRGTVAADFSLQGSRIVIDCAHGATYQVAPRVFQALDAALTVIGATPDGFNINAGFGSTQPQALQRAVLDAGADLGIAFDGDGDRVQMVDARGKLVDGDDLLFVLARDLAARGQLHGSVVGTLMSNEALVRAITALGVPFVRANVGDRHVRRALREHGGMLGGEASGHLLCLDRAGAGDGIVTALAVLEALARSGQTLQQACADLDRWPQRTINLRVSAPADALLATPAVRAALVATEHALAGQGRVVLRASGTEPLVRVTVEARDARMVDQLAAQLAETVRLAADIIPGAEAIP, encoded by the coding sequence ATGTCCGCCGCAAACCCAGCCACAACAGCTTCCGCCGTGAGCGTGGCCGCGCGCCAGCATTTTGGTACCGATGGCATCCGCGGTCGCGTCGGCACATGGCCGATCAGCGCCGATTTCATGCTGCGTCTGGGTCACGCTGCGGGCGGCGTGCTGGGTCACGGCGCGCGCGGTACGGTGCTGATCGGCAAGGACACGCGCGTATCCGGCTACATGTTCGAGGCCGCGCTCGAAGCCGGCCTGGTGGCCGCCGGTTGCGACGTGCGCCTGCTCGGGCCGTTGCCGACGCCCGCGGTGGCATGGCTCACGCAATCACTCGGCGCCAGCGCCGGCATCGTGATCAGTGCCTCGCACAATCCTTTCGACGACAACGGCGTGAAGTTTTTCGGGCCGGATGGCGAGAAACTCGACGATGCCATGGAACTGGCCATCGAGGCCGCGGTGGCGCAGCCTTTCACCACCGTCGATTCCCACGCGCTGGGCAAGGCGCAGCGCGTGGCCGATGCAGCGCAACGCTACGAGGCATTTTGTCGCGGGACCGTGGCTGCAGACTTCAGCCTGCAGGGTTCACGCATCGTGATCGACTGCGCGCATGGCGCGACCTACCAGGTCGCCCCGCGCGTGTTTCAGGCCCTGGATGCGGCGCTCACGGTGATCGGTGCCACGCCCGACGGGTTCAACATCAACGCCGGCTTCGGCTCCACCCAGCCGCAGGCGCTGCAGCGAGCGGTGCTGGATGCAGGGGCTGACCTCGGCATTGCTTTCGATGGCGACGGCGATCGCGTGCAGATGGTCGATGCGCGTGGCAAGCTGGTGGATGGCGATGATCTGCTGTTCGTCCTCGCGCGTGATCTGGCGGCACGCGGTCAGCTGCATGGCAGTGTGGTCGGCACGCTGATGAGCAACGAGGCGCTGGTGCGTGCGATCACCGCACTGGGAGTGCCATTCGTGCGCGCCAATGTCGGCGACCGCCATGTGCGCCGTGCATTGCGCGAACATGGCGGGATGCTCGGCGGTGAAGCGTCCGGCCATTTGCTGTGCCTGGATCGCGCGGGCGCCGGCGACGGCATCGTCACCGCGCTGGCGGTGCTGGAGGCGCTGGCGCGCAGCGGGCAGACCTTGCAGCAGGCCTGCGCCGATCTGGACCGGTGGCCACAGCGCACCATCAATCTGCGCGTCAGCGCGCCCGCCGACGCGCTGTTGGCGACGCCTGCGGTGCGTGCCGCGCTGGTTGCCACCGAACACGCGCTGGCCGGGCAGGGACGCGTGGTTCTGCGCGCCTCGGGCACCGAGCCGCTGGTGCGCGTGACGGTCGAGGCGCGCGATGCGCGCATGGTCGATCAGCTCGCCGCGCAACTTGCCGAAACCGTAAGATTGGCCGCGGATATCATTCCTGGCGCAGAGGCTATCCCATGA
- the ftsH gene encoding ATP-dependent zinc metalloprotease FtsH, with amino-acid sequence MNDMAKNLVIWLVIAVVLLAVFQSFSPSGRSTDAMSYTSFVQQVDSNNVGSVTISAGMPPTITGKLRDGSALRTVAPAYDSDLVTRLLKHGVQVTQVPADGGNILVKILIDWVPILLIFGVLFWFMRQMQSGGGGRGAMSFGRSRAKLQGEDQVKVTFADVAGCEEAKDEVRELVDFLKDPAKFQKLGGRIPRGVLLAGSPGTGKTLLAKAIAGEAKVPFFSISGSDFVEMFVGVGAARVRDMFEQAKKHAPCIIFIDEIDAVGRHRGAGLGGGHDEREQTLNQLLVEMDGFEGSEGVIVIAATNRPDVLDPALLRPGRFDRQVFVSLPDLRGREQILKVHMRKVPIGSDVDAMIIARSTPGFTGADLANLVNEAALFAARENSREVRMDHFERAKDKILMGAERRSMIMTEDEKRLTAYHESGHAIVGLNVPDHDPVHKVTIIPRGRALGVTMFLPEADRYSHSRTHLQSRLASLFGGRVAEELIFGADKVTTGASNDIQRATQLARDMATKYGLSEELGPMTYGEDEDEVFLGRSVTQHKTVSEATARRIDEVVRTTIDTAYSRARQILTDNIGILHAMAAALIQYETIDREQIAAIMAGREPGPPSDWRAHDDVAGSSGTSAGDSTVGGGAKPSDGVGRPAPQA; translated from the coding sequence ATGAACGATATGGCAAAAAATCTGGTGATTTGGCTGGTGATCGCGGTGGTATTGCTGGCCGTGTTCCAGAGCTTCTCGCCTTCCGGCCGCAGTACCGATGCGATGAGTTACACCAGCTTCGTGCAGCAGGTCGACAGCAACAACGTCGGTTCGGTCACGATCAGCGCCGGCATGCCGCCCACCATCACCGGCAAACTGCGCGATGGCAGCGCGTTGCGCACGGTGGCTCCGGCCTACGATTCGGATCTGGTCACACGCCTGCTCAAGCATGGTGTGCAGGTGACGCAGGTGCCCGCCGATGGCGGCAACATCCTGGTCAAGATCCTGATCGACTGGGTGCCGATCCTGCTCATTTTCGGTGTGTTGTTCTGGTTCATGCGCCAGATGCAGTCCGGTGGCGGTGGCCGCGGCGCGATGTCGTTCGGCCGTTCGCGCGCCAAGTTGCAGGGCGAGGATCAGGTCAAGGTGACCTTCGCCGACGTCGCCGGTTGCGAGGAAGCCAAGGACGAGGTGCGCGAGCTGGTCGATTTCCTCAAGGACCCGGCCAAATTCCAGAAGCTGGGCGGGCGCATCCCGCGTGGCGTGCTGCTGGCCGGCTCGCCGGGTACCGGCAAGACGCTGTTGGCCAAGGCCATTGCCGGCGAGGCCAAGGTGCCGTTCTTTTCGATCTCGGGCTCGGATTTTGTCGAGATGTTCGTCGGCGTTGGCGCCGCGCGCGTGCGCGACATGTTCGAGCAGGCCAAGAAACACGCGCCGTGCATCATTTTTATCGACGAAATCGACGCGGTCGGTCGTCATCGCGGTGCTGGCCTGGGCGGCGGTCACGACGAACGCGAACAGACGCTCAATCAGTTGCTGGTCGAGATGGACGGCTTCGAGGGCAGCGAGGGCGTGATCGTCATCGCCGCTACCAATCGCCCTGACGTGCTTGATCCGGCGCTGTTGCGCCCGGGCCGCTTCGATCGCCAGGTGTTCGTGTCCCTGCCCGACCTGCGCGGTCGCGAGCAGATCCTCAAGGTGCACATGCGCAAGGTGCCGATCGGCAGCGACGTGGATGCCATGATCATCGCGCGCAGCACGCCCGGTTTCACCGGCGCCGATCTGGCCAACCTGGTCAACGAGGCGGCGCTGTTCGCCGCGCGCGAAAACTCGCGCGAAGTGCGCATGGATCATTTCGAGCGCGCCAAGGACAAGATCCTGATGGGTGCCGAACGCCGCTCGATGATCATGACCGAGGACGAGAAGCGCCTCACCGCCTACCACGAATCCGGGCATGCCATCGTCGGCTTGAACGTGCCCGATCACGACCCGGTGCACAAGGTCACCATCATCCCGCGCGGGCGTGCGCTGGGCGTGACCATGTTCCTGCCCGAGGCCGATCGCTACAGCCACAGCCGCACGCATCTGCAGAGCCGGCTGGCCAGTCTGTTCGGCGGGCGCGTCGCCGAGGAATTGATCTTCGGTGCCGACAAGGTCACCACCGGCGCCAGCAACGACATCCAGCGCGCCACGCAACTGGCGCGCGACATGGCCACCAAGTATGGCCTCAGCGAGGAACTGGGTCCGATGACTTATGGCGAGGATGAGGACGAGGTGTTTCTCGGGCGCTCGGTCACCCAGCACAAGACCGTGTCCGAGGCCACCGCGCGGCGCATCGACGAAGTGGTGCGCACCACCATCGACACTGCATACAGCCGTGCGCGCCAGATCCTCACCGACAACATCGGCATCCTGCACGCCATGGCGGCGGCGCTGATTCAGTACGAAACCATCGACCGTGAGCAGATCGCGGCGATCATGGCCGGGCGCGAGCCGGGTCCGCCCAGCGACTGGCGCGCGCATGATGACGTTGCCGGCAGCAGCGGCACCAGCGCGGGTGACAGCACGGTCGGCGGCGGCGCCAAACCCAGCGACGGCGTCGGTCGCCCCGCGCCGCAAGCCTGA
- the folP gene encoding dihydropteroate synthase has translation MASLFDTTPQLDCAGRPLRLDRVRIAGIINVTPDSFSDAGQHADTESAIAYGLGLVEDGADLLDIGGESTRPGAESVSIDEELRRVLPVIAGLAARCGVPLMVDTRKPEVMRAAVAAGAGLINDVCALREPGALDACADLGVPVCLMHMQGEPRSMQQAPHYADVIDDVHRFLTERVLSCELAGIPRGRVLVDPGFGFGKTLQHNLALLQALQRFSGLGAGLLVGLSRKSMIGSVTGQREPAQRVIGSVAAALLAAQRGARIVRVHDVAATHEALAVWQAVEDAATPAASASHGARPHRDDED, from the coding sequence ATGGCCAGCCTGTTTGACACCACGCCGCAACTGGATTGCGCCGGACGCCCGCTGCGCCTGGATCGTGTGCGCATCGCCGGCATCATCAATGTCACCCCGGATTCGTTTTCCGATGCGGGTCAGCATGCCGATACCGAGAGCGCCATAGCCTACGGTCTGGGTCTGGTCGAGGATGGCGCGGATCTGCTGGATATCGGTGGCGAATCCACGCGCCCCGGTGCCGAATCGGTGTCGATCGATGAGGAACTGCGGCGCGTCCTGCCGGTGATCGCGGGCCTGGCCGCGCGTTGCGGTGTGCCGCTGATGGTCGACACGCGCAAGCCCGAGGTGATGCGCGCGGCGGTGGCGGCCGGCGCCGGCTTGATCAATGACGTGTGCGCGCTGCGCGAACCCGGTGCACTGGACGCCTGTGCTGACCTGGGTGTGCCGGTGTGCCTGATGCACATGCAGGGCGAGCCGCGCAGCATGCAGCAGGCGCCGCACTACGCGGATGTGATCGACGACGTGCATCGCTTTCTCACCGAACGCGTTCTGTCATGCGAGCTGGCTGGCATTCCGCGTGGCCGCGTGCTGGTCGATCCCGGCTTCGGTTTTGGCAAGACGCTGCAACACAACCTGGCTTTATTGCAGGCCTTGCAGCGCTTCAGTGGCCTGGGCGCCGGCCTGCTGGTCGGGCTGTCGCGCAAGTCGATGATCGGTAGCGTGACCGGGCAGCGCGAGCCCGCGCAGCGCGTCATTGGCTCGGTCGCCGCGGCGCTGCTGGCGGCGCAGCGTGGCGCGCGCATCGTGCGTGTGCACGATGTCGCGGCCACGCACGAGGCGCTGGCTGTGTGGCAGGCGGTGGAGGATGCAGCGACGCCGGCGGCATCGGCGTCACATGGCGCCCGTCCACACCGGGACGATGAGGACTGA